In Salvelinus namaycush isolate Seneca chromosome 20, SaNama_1.0, whole genome shotgun sequence, the following proteins share a genomic window:
- the LOC120065661 gene encoding cysteine and glycine-rich protein 1-like isoform X2, translating into MPLGGGNKCGCCQKTVYFAEEVQCEGKYFHKSCFLCMACKKNLDSTTVACHVDEIYCKSCYGKKYGPKGYGFGGGAGTLSMDTGAHLGIRPEEQAAHRPTNNPNASKLATKFGSSDVCPRCAKAVYSAEKVLGGGNSWHKSCFRCSKCGKGLESTTVADKDGEIYCKACYAKNFGPKGFGFGQGAGALAHAQ; encoded by the exons ATGCCTTTGGGAGGAGGAAATAAGTGTGGCTGCTGCCAGAAGACCGTGTACTTCGCCGAGGAAGTGCAGTGCGAGGGGAAATATTTCCACAAGTCCTGCTTTCTGTGCA TGGCATGTAAGAAGAACCTGGACAGCACAACGGTAGCCTGCCATGTGGATGAAATCTACTGCAAATCCTGCTACGGCAAGAAGTATGGGCCAAAAGGCTATGGCTTTGGTGGGGGAGCAGGGACCCTGAGCATGGACACGGGGGCACATCTTGGAATCAGACCTGAAGA GCAAGCAGCCCACCGCCCCACCAACAACCCCAACGCCTCAAAGTTGGCCACTAAGTTTGGTAGCTCAGATGTGTGCCCGCGCTGCGCCAAGGCTGTCTATTCTGCCGAGAAGGTGCTCGGAGGTGGAAAT TCCTGGCACAAGAGCTGCTTCCGCTGTAGCAAGTGTGGGAAGGGGCTGGAATCAACCACTGTGGCTGACAAAGATGGTGAAATCTACTGTAAAG CATGTTATGCCAAGAACTTTGGTCCAAAGGGCTTTGGGTTCGGCCAGGGGGCAGGAGCTCTGGCACATGCTCAGTAG
- the LOC120065661 gene encoding cysteine and glycine-rich protein 1-like isoform X1, with protein MECEVFGTRRKRSIQRFSVLASMSLFGEGEMDVSQALYGRKVACKKNLDSTTVACHVDEIYCKSCYGKKYGPKGYGFGGGAGTLSMDTGAHLGIRPEEQAAHRPTNNPNASKLATKFGSSDVCPRCAKAVYSAEKVLGGGNSWHKSCFRCSKCGKGLESTTVADKDGEIYCKACYAKNFGPKGFGFGQGAGALAHAQ; from the exons ATGGAATGTGAAGTATTTGGCACTCGGAGGAAGCGGAGCATCCAAAGGTTCTCGGTTCTCGCTAGCATGTCCTTATTTGGAGAGGGAGAAATGGATGTGTCACAGGCCTTATATGGGAGAAAAG TGGCATGTAAGAAGAACCTGGACAGCACAACGGTAGCCTGCCATGTGGATGAAATCTACTGCAAATCCTGCTACGGCAAGAAGTATGGGCCAAAAGGCTATGGCTTTGGTGGGGGAGCAGGGACCCTGAGCATGGACACGGGGGCACATCTTGGAATCAGACCTGAAGA GCAAGCAGCCCACCGCCCCACCAACAACCCCAACGCCTCAAAGTTGGCCACTAAGTTTGGTAGCTCAGATGTGTGCCCGCGCTGCGCCAAGGCTGTCTATTCTGCCGAGAAGGTGCTCGGAGGTGGAAAT TCCTGGCACAAGAGCTGCTTCCGCTGTAGCAAGTGTGGGAAGGGGCTGGAATCAACCACTGTGGCTGACAAAGATGGTGAAATCTACTGTAAAG CATGTTATGCCAAGAACTTTGGTCCAAAGGGCTTTGGGTTCGGCCAGGGGGCAGGAGCTCTGGCACATGCTCAGTAG
- the LOC120065663 gene encoding troponin I, slow skeletal muscle-like gives MVAKAKEEIEQEIVDKEEEKERYLTERAPALQTGGMSFAELQELCRELHAKVDVVDEERYDIEAKVMHNTREIKDLNIKVLDLRRKFKRPNLRRVRVSADAILRSLLGSKHKVSMDLRANLKSVKKEDTEKEKTVEVSDWRKNVEAMSGMEGRKKMFDAAKGTPQ, from the exons ATGGTGGCCAAGGCGAAGGAGGAGATCGAGCAGGAGATAGTGgataaagaggaggagaaggagaggtatcTGACAGAGAGAGCACCCGCCTTACAGACCGGTGGCATGTCCTTTGCTGAGCTCCAG GAGTTATGTCGGGAGTTACATGCCAAGGTTGACGTGGTGGATGAGGAGCGATATGACATTGAAGCCAAAGTCAtgcacaacaccagagag ATCAAGGACCTGAACATCAAAGTTTTGGATCTGAGGAGGAAGTTCAAGCGGCCCAACCTGAGGAGGGTAAGGGTCTCTGCTGACGCCATCTTGCGCTCCCTCCTGGGCTCCAAACACAAGGTCTCCATGGACCTTCGGGCAAACCTCAAGTCAGTCAAGAAGGAGGACACAGAGAAG GAGAAGACAGTGGAGGTGAGTGACTGGAGGAAGAACGTGGAGGCCATGTCTGGCATGGAGGGAAGGAAGAAGATGTTTGACGCAGCCAAAGGCACCCCTCAGTAG